Proteins encoded within one genomic window of Humulus lupulus chromosome 1, drHumLupu1.1, whole genome shotgun sequence:
- the LOC133803561 gene encoding systemin receptor SR160, with protein sequence MKPHSSSAISLLSLLVAITLLSPQSPVVAAASSSGSSDAQKLLSFKASLPNQTVLSNWLQNQDPCTFNGVTCHGTRVSAIDLTLVYLSTNLSAVYSFLMTLDGLQSLTLKSTNLTGSITPFPYGSKCSSLLTSVDLSQNGLYGPISDISNLGYCSSLKFLNLSSNSLEFSAKDSAGLRLGFRVLDLSWNKISGSNVISWILSRGGCNEMEYLSLKGNKITSSDDGVMSFSGCKKLEHLDLSSNNISLGIPSLGDCLALKHLDISGNRFSGDVGRALSSCRNLAFLNLTSNLFKGPVPNVPMENLQYLLLANNKFSGGIPVTLFDSCLTLLELDLSVNDLVGMIPDALTSCTSLESFDVSKNNFSGELPMDTFMKLPKLKSLALSHNIFSGKLPDSLSSLPSLESLDLSSNNFSGYIPVGLCEGLGNSLKELNLQNNLITGTIPETLSNCSNLVSLDLSFNYLTGKIPPSFGSLTKLRDLIIWLNQLNGEIPQALSKMQSLENLILDFNELTGPIPSGLSNCSNLKWISLSNNRLNGEIPAGLGQLPSLSILKLSNNSFYGSIPPELGDCKSLIWLDLNTNFLNGSIPPALFKQSGNIAVNFMTSKTYVYIKNDGSKECHGAGNLLEFAGIRPEQLNRISTRNPCNFTRVYRGSIQPTFNHDGSMIFFDLSHNMLSGSIPKEMGKMRYLLILNLGHNNLSGGIPEELGSSTNLNILDLSNNRLDGKIPPALTQLSMLMEIDLSNNFLTGSIPETGQFETFPPYRFVNNSGLCGYPLPLCGTDSGKGANSQQKKSHRLASLAGSVAMGLLISLFCILGFIIVAIETKKRRKKKESSLDGYIDSRSHSGANHVSWNLTGTREALSIHLATFEKPLRKLTFADLLEATNGFHNDSLIGKGGFGDVYKAQLKDGSTVAIKKLIHISGQGDREFTAEMETIGKIKHRNLVPLLGYCKVGEERLLVYEYMKFGSLDDVLHDPKKSGIKLSWSARRKIAIGAARGLAFLHHNCIPHIIHRDMKSSNVLLDENLEARVSDFGMARLMSAMDTHLSVSTLAGTPGYVPPEYYQSFRCSTKGDVYSYGVVLLELLTGKQPTNSIDFGDNNLVGWVKQHARLKISDVFDPELMKEDPNLEMELLQHLKVASACLDDRPWRRPTMIQVMAMFKEIQAGSGIDSQSTIATDDGGFGSVEMVEMSIKEEAQN encoded by the coding sequence atGAAACCCCACTCTTCTAGTGCCATTTCACTACTCTCTCTCCTTGTCGCCATCACCTTGCTCTCTCCCCAGTCACCAGTGGTGGCGGCAGCCTCCTCCTCCGGTTCTAGCGATGCCCAGAAGCTGTTAAGCTTCAAAGCTTCTCTCCCGAACCAAACCGTCCTCTCCAACTGGCTCCAGAACCAGGACCCATGTACCTTCAATGGCGTCACCTGTCATGGGACCAGAGTCTCCGCCATAGATTTAACTCTCGTCTACTTGAGCACGAATCTCAGCGCCGTCTACTCCTTCCTCATGACCCTTGATGGCCTTCAGTCCTTGACTCTGAAATCCACCAACCTCACTGGCTCCATTACTCCCTTTCCTTACGGATCCAAGTGTAGCTCTCTACTCACCTCCGTAGATCTATCTCAGAACGGCTTATATGGACCCATTTCGGATATTTCTAACTTGGGTTATTGCTCGAGCTTGAAGTTTCTCAATCTCTCCTCCAACTCACTCGAATTTTCGGCAAAAGACTCGGCCGGACTCAGGCTCGGGTTTCGGGTTTTGGATCTTTCGTGGAATAAGATTTCAGGCTCCAACGTTATCTCTTGGATCTTATCCCGTGGTGGGTGTAATGAGATGGAGTATTTGTCTCTCAAGGGGAACAAAATCACCAGCTCCGACGACGGTGTGATGAGCTTCTCTGGTTGCAAGAAATTGGAGCATTTAGACCTTTCGTCAAACAATATCTCACTTGGTATTCCCTCTTTGGGCGATTGTTTGGCTCTGAAACATCTCGACATCTCCGGCAACAGGTTTTCAGGCGACGTCGGCCGAGCTCTCTCCAGTTGCCGGAACCTCGCCTTCTTGAACCTCACCAGCAACTTGTTCAAGGGTCCTGTTCCGAATGTCCCGATGGAAAACTTACAGTACCTCTTGCTTGCTAACAACAAGTTCAGTGGCGGGATTCCGGTGACCCTGTTTGATTCCTGCTTGACTTTACTCGAGCTAGATTTGTCAGTGAACGACCTCGTTGGAATGATCCCTGACGCACTAACCTCTTGCACGTCTCTTGAATCGTTCGACGTTTCCAAGAACAACTTCTCCGGTGAGTTGCCCATGGACACTTTCATGAAGCTCCCCAAGTTGAAGTCGTTGGCTCTTTCTCACAACATCTTTTCCGGGAAGCTACCAGATTCACTGTCGAGCCTTCCGAGTTTGGAATCCTTGGATCTGAGCTCCAACAATTTTTCTGGGTATATTCCAGTTGGGCTTTGCGAGGGACTTGGGAACAGTTTAAAGGAGCTTAACCTTCAGAACAACCTGATTACGGGTACTATTCCAGAAACTTTAAGCAACTGTTCTAACCTTGTTTCTCTAGACTTGAGCTTCAATTATTTGACCGGTAAAATCCCACCAAGCTTCGGGTCCTTGACCAAGCTCCGAGACTTGATCATCTGGTTGAATCAACTTAATGGTGAAATCCCACAAGCGCTTTCCAAAATGCAGTCTTTGGAGAATCTGATTCTGGACTTTAACGAACTCACTGGGCCTATTCCTTCTGGCTTAAGCAACTGCAGCAATCTGAAGTGGATTTCGCTGTCGAATAACCGGTTGAACGGCGAGATTCCGGCTGGGCTGGGCCAGCTTCCAAGTCTCTCGATACTTAAGCTGAGCAACAACTCTTTCTATGGAAGCATTCCGCCGGAGCTTGGGGACTGTAAGAGCCTGATATGGTTAGATCTCAATACCAACTTTTTGAATGGCTCAATTCCTCCTGCGCTTTTCAAGCAGTCTGGGAACATAGCCGTTAACTTCATGACGTCCAAGACTTATGTTTATATCAAGAACGATGGAAGCAAGGAGTGCCATGGAGCTGGGAACTTGCTGGAGTTTGCAGGCATTAGACCAGAGCAGCTGAACAGGATTTCAACCAGAAACCCCTGCAACTTCACACGGGTATACAGAGGTAGTATTCAGCCAACATTTAACCATGACGGGTCCATGATTTTCTTTGACCTTTCTCATAATATGTTATCTGGAAGCATTCCCAAGGAGATGGGGAAAATGCGGTATCTTTTGATCTTGAATTTGGGTCATAATAATCTCTCCGGAGGAATTCCCGAAGAGCTGGGAAGCTCAACTAATCTTAACATTCTTGATCTGTCAAACAATCGGCTTGATGGGAAGATTCCTCCGGCTTTGACTCAGCTCTCTATGTTGATGGAGATTGATCTCTCCAACAACTTCTTAACCGGAAGTATTCCCGAGACGGGTCAGTTTGAGACCTTCCCACCATACAGATTCGTGAACAATTCGGGACTATGTGGCTACCCTCTTCCTCTATGTGGGACTGACTCTGGGAAAGGTGCAAATTCTCAGCAGAAAAAGTCTCACCGGCTGGCGTCTTTGGCTGGGAGTGTGGCAATGGGGCTTTTGATTTCGCTCTTCTGTATACTTGGCTTTATCATAGTTGCCATTGAAACCAAGAaaaggaggaagaagaaggaaTCAAGTCTTGACGGTTACATCGATAGTAGATCGCATTCAGGAGCTAATCATGTAAGCTGGAACCTAACCGGTACCCGTGAAGCCTTGAGCATCCACCTTGCCACGTTTGAGAAGCCACTCAGGAAACTAACTTTTGCCGATCTCCTTGAGGCCACCAATGGCTTCCACAATGATAGCTTGATAGGAAAAGGTGGTTTTGGGGATGTGTACAAGGCCCAGCTGAAAGATGGAAGCACTGTAGCCATCAAGAAGCTGATTCACATTAGTGGACAAGGTGATAGAGAATTTACAGCTGAAATGGAAACAATTGGGAAAATTAAGCACCGGAATCTGGTTCCTTTACTTGGGTATTGTAAAGTAGGTGAAGAAAGGCTTTTGGTGTACGAGTATATGAAGTTTGGAAGCTTAGATGATGTTTTGCACGACCCAAAGAAATCTGGGATCAAGTTGAGTTGGTCTGCGAGGAGGAAGATCGCCATTGGGGCTGCCAGAGGACTGGCTTTTCTTCACCACAATTGCATCCCTCACATTATTCACCGCGACATGAAATCGAGCAATGTTCTTCTTGATGAGAACTTGGAAGCTCGAGTCTCTGATTTTGGAATGGCAAGGCTAATGAGTGCAATGGACACCCATTTGAGTGTCAGCACTCTAGCCGGTACACCAGGTTATGTCCCTCCAGAGTACTATCAGAGCTTCAGATGTTCTACAAAAGGTGATGTCTATAGTTATGGTGTGGTTTTGCTTGAGCTACTTACAGGGAAGCAGCCTACAAATTCGATTGATTTTGGTGATAACAATCTTGTGGGGTGGGTAAAACAGCACGCAAGGTTGAAGATCAGTGATGTTTTTGATCCAGAACTCATGAAGGAGGATCCAAACCTCGAGATGGAGCTATTACAACACTTGAAAGTAGCCAGTGCATGCTTAGATGATCGGCCATGGCGGCGTCCAACAATGATTCAGGTAATGGCAATGTTCAAGGAAATTCAAGCAGGTTCAGGGATTGATTCTCAATCCACCATTGCCACTGATGATGGAGGTTTTGGCTCAGTTGAAATGGTAGAGATGAGCATAAAAGAAGAGGCTCAGAACTAA
- the LOC133803569 gene encoding uncharacterized protein LOC133803569 gives MVVTRAGSASPARSGAAFSGPASSKHSDDQESSETKGKLLKSNLSPLSKGKAVLKYSLDSPLPNVIEDDVGGSNELKEGDMHASVDLIGKKLKRKHVALSKSKVSAKKSKKLSIEGSSRVKCKANRKIAKKNVGLLDKPKHMECFIKHEDHYRARVNFHCGFEKINVISEKLTDSQKVLFSKTCFGHFLNLKSYANQAKLVHHVLLREVNQPNLNEMWFKVCGKLIRFSLGEFGLLSGLNVFGDIDRGGIKNSNPIGLYSKFFGDHTRGISRIIVEERFKAANFDNDDEAVRMAVLYLITNFLYAWQKEKNIEKTDLYLCDSGGFNHFPWGKDIFNVTLSSLRDALRENEVVITRQGSYPTYKLNGLPFVFQVFIYESIPSLEGTYCEKVSCGLPRIINWSSVAIPSHKELERNVFSLHKTKIVKVLPTDEENNAFKLEGFFQCNKDMNVADFEDDDFVAPPKKPTSEAPSSSYVPCVTFGFSDMKIIVDECQKKCNIMSKEIAFLKSASESRHRALMEMLVNLKNDQDLKHKAVMEMLGELRPKSCGINDDIDHVDVGFVGADVGDTSGGGGVSKEKDKFFENESFTQVFDECIQAMQEDAAGDMVIADDKNDTVNENEKTTGNDVEETMNIVKPHDDVADVVKDLEEEAHIFNNMNVEIFDKVVHAAVGDLAKKKEVIMATPIAGSLMNPVVVSTPVVGKRNPKPATVLQSPFVNQFGSSSSKDMKHLEVVKSKRKVVGRYAFGDNLFDLPNQIDQDSFNKWFSLGLRKNNKYKKFDDNNSIIKEPFQFCVTEIERKIWFYDLVKDGRDLDNEHINVAFYYLRKKAKYCELINVRVTTTDNSFDQVITSLYDVYLSSDCDRSVISHNSVIFEYICGYKMLCNTPWSLVDFILFPINMTVVGCNHWILGEFNVKQRFFKVYNSMRNRVMDKKVLKVVEAYSTLLPLFLSLNNFYESREDIDLNAQAFKGIDMCHPLDIVFDDEVPQQSNNDCGIFIIKFAEFLMHGLIENIPNPLNVSFQRNKIAVELYVHAKRKKDEGYLSDGEFRGRMSKKMLNVNAMEV, from the exons ATGGTTGTCACTCGTGCGGGGTCTGCATCTCCTGCTCGGTCGGGTGCTGCGTTCTCTGGCCCAGCATCCTCGAAGCATTCCGACGATCAAGAGTCTTCCGAAACGAAGGGGAAACTTCTGAAGAGTAATCTTTCTCCTTTGTCTAAAGGGAAAGCTGTTTTGAAGTATTCATTGGATTCTCCCCTTCCTAATgtgatcgaggatgatgttggtGGTTCAAATGAGTTGAAGGAGGGCGACATGCATGCGAGTGTTGACTTAATTGGGAAAAAGTTGAAGCGAAAACATGTTGCATTGTCAAAGAGCAAAGTCAGTGCGAAGAAATCTAAGAAACTATCTATTGAAGGTTCTAGTCGAGTAAAGTGCAAGGCTAACAGAAAAATTGCGAAGAAGAATGTTGGTTTACTGGATAAACCGAAG CATATGGAATGTTTTATCAAACATGAGGATCATTATAGAGCAAGAGTCAATTTTCACTGTGGTTTTGAGAAGATCAATGTGATCTCAGAAAAATTGACTGACTCTCAAAAGGTTTTGTTTAGTAAGACTTGCTTTGGTCATTTTCTAAACCTTAAATCTTATGCTAATCAAGCTAAATTGGTTCACCATGTTTTGTTGAGAGAAGTTAACcaaccaaacttaaatgaaatgtGGTTTAAAGTTTGTGGAAAGCTGATTAGGTTTTCTTTGGGTGAATTTGGGTTATTGTCTGGGTTAAATGTGTTTGGTGATATTGATAGAGGTGGAATTAAGAATAGTAATCCTATTGGATTGTATTCGAAATTTTTTGGTGACCATACAAGGGGCATTTCAAGAATTATTGTTGAAGAAAGGTTTAAGGCTGCCAATTTTGATAATGATGATGAGGCTGTTAGGATGGCTGTACTTTACCTGATCACTAACTTTTTGTATGCTTGGCAAAAAGAGAAGAACATTGAAAAAACTGACTTGTATCTTTGTGATAGTGGTGGTTTTAATCATTTTCCATGGGGAAAGGATATTTTTAATGTGACTCTCTCATCTTTGAGAGATGCTTTAAGGGAAAATGAAGTTGTTATTACTCGGCAAGGTTCTTACCCAACCTATAAGTTGAATGGTTTGCCATTTGTTTTCCAAGTTTTCATTTACGAATCAATTCCTAGTTTAGAGGGAACttattgtgagaaggttagttGTGGTCTGCCTAGGATTATAAATTGGTCATCTGTTGCAATCCCATCTCATAAGGAGCTTGAGAGGAATGTGTTTTCATTACATAAg ACCAAAATTGTTAAAGTTTTGCCCACTGATGAAGAGAACAATGCCTTCAAGCTTGAAGGTTTTTTCCAGTGCAACAAGGATATGAATGTTGCTGATTTTGAGGATGATGATTTTGTTGCTCCTCCAAAGAAACCAACCAGTGAGGCTCCTTCCTCATCATATGTTCCTTGTGTGACATTTGGTTTTTCTGATATGAAAATTATTGTGGATGAATGTCAGAAGAAGTGTAACATTATGTCTAAGGAAATTGCATTTTTAAAGTCTGCTAGTGAATCTAGACATAGGGCATTGATGGAGATGTTGGTTAATCTGAAAAACGATCAAGATTTAAAACACAAGGCAGTTATGGAAATGTTAGGTGAGTTGAGGCCAAAATCATGTGGTATTAATGATGATATTGATCATGTTGATGTTGGTTTTGTGGGAGCTGATGTTGGTGATACTTCTGGTGGTGGTggtgtttcaaaggaaaaggatAAGTTTTTTGAGAATGAAAGTTTTACCCAAGTTTTTGATGAATGCATTCAAGCAATGCAAGAAGATGCTGCTGGAGATATGGTAATTGCAGATGATAAGAATGATACAGTAAATGAGAATGAGAAGACTACTGGGAATGATGTTGAAGAAACAATG AATATTGTCAAACCTCATGATGATGTAGCTGATGTTGTTAAAGATCTAGAAGAAGAGGCTCATATTTTTAACAACATGAATGTGGAGATTTTTGATAAAGTTGTTCATGCAGCTGTTGGTGATTTGGCAAAGAAAAAG GAAGTTATTATGGCAACACCCATTGCTGGTTCTTTGATGAATCCAGTAGTTGTGTCTACTCCTGTTGTTGGCAAAAGGAATCCAAAGCCTGCTACAGTTTTGCAATCTCCTTTTGTTAACCAATTTGGATCATCTTCTTCTAAGGATATGAAACATTTGGAGGTTGTGAAGTCTAAAAGGAAGGTTGTGGGACGATATGCTTTTGGAGACAATCTTTTTGATCTGCCTAATCAAATTGACCAAGACTCTTTTAACAAGTGGTTTTCTCTGGGGCTGAGAAAAAATAATAA GTATAAGAAATTTGATGATAATAATAGTATCATTAAGGAGCCATTTCAGTTTTGTGTAACTGAGATTGAGAGAAAAATTTGGTTTTATGATTTAGTTAAAGATGGGAGGGATTTGGACAATGAG CATATTAATGTGGCATTTTATTACCTTAGAAAAAAAGCCAAGTATTGTGAGTTGATAAATGTTAGAGTTACTACTACAGATAACTCTTTTGATCAAGTTATCACTTCTCTGTATGATGTGTATCTGTCAAGTGACTGTGATCGATCTGTTATATCGCATAACAGTGTTATTTTTGAGTATATTTGTGGTTATAAAATGCTTTGTAACACCCCTTGGTCGCTAGTAGATTTCATTTTATTCCCTATTAATATGACTGTTGTTGGCTGTAATCATTGGATTCTTGGGGAGTTCAACGTGAAGCAGAGATTTTTTAAAGTCTACAACTCAATGAGGAATAGAGTTATGGATAAGAAAGTGTTGAAAGTTGTTGAAGCATATTCTACTTTGTTGCCCTTGTTTCtttctttaaataatttttatgagtCAAGGGAAGATATTGATCTAAATGCACAAGCATTCAAGGGCATTGATATGTGTCACCCGTTGGACATTGTGTTTGATGATGAGGTTCCACAACAGAGTAACAA cgATTGTGGGATTTTTATCATAAAGTTTGCTGAATTTCTTATGCATGGACTTATTGAAAATATCCCCAATCCTCTGAATGTTAGTTTCCAGAGAAACAAAATTGCAGTCGAGCTATATGTCCATGCTAAAAGAAAGAAAGATGAAGGCTATCTATCTGATGGGGAGTTCAGAGGAAGAATGAGCAAGAAGATGTTGAATGTTAATGCAATGGAAGTATGA
- the LOC133829883 gene encoding uncharacterized protein LOC133829883 — translation MNPITSLVYYDGHWNENNVYEDFKMLGVLIPLDCSFTTLMNILSTELSTILSTENATIEYQIAETLPPLKIKSDISIQFYLECKRNDKTLTKYPLIVSVTENNQTITCGALQKMSSTVASSSNNIENDISDTSTFSIDEPQGLPNFIQLADQITDLILEKERHESIPEHIGTETTIITHAISDGIREKQVYKNKEVLTTTIGLYAIKNNFQFKVHKSCKKEYQLKCLDSECTWSFRAARYGKTDMFQLRKFNRAHTCSLDIILGDHRQASSSMVGNVVKTKFTDPKTNYRPKDIAKDMLDRYGVSMSYQKAWRSKEKAVNYVHGSSQDSYRDIPRYLHILKHKNPGTVTDLQIDSINRFKYLYMAMGQSILGWKHCIPVIVVDGTFLKAAFGGTLLTASTQDANRHIFPLAFAITDSENNDSWEWFFRKIKECYGEREELCIVSDRHESIENAIKNVFPNVTHGVCSYHLFCNIKTKFKTDAEATSIAFHAAAKAYNMEDFEKYMKDLDSLHEGIRPFLANEVKYEKWARIHSKSRRYAAMTSNIAESINAALKEMRELPVTTLLECLRNLIQKWSYNNKKEAEATFTELPKKQEEYLRKNFVKSLRMTVEPASTLIYSVHNGLTTNIVDIAKKSCSCNKFDLDELPCEHAMAVIRKMNLQYKKYCSYYFTKQAMLNTYNASIHPLGDPKTWRVPPDVEEIEVLPPKGNRKSGRPRKKSTVIGTFFITITCDKEL, via the exons ATGAATCCAATAACATCTTTGGTATATTATGATGGTCATTGGAATGAAAATAATGTGTATGAGGATTTCAAAATGCTGGGAGTGTTAATACCATTAGATTGCTCATTTACAACACTAATGAATATCTTGTCTACAGAGTTGTCTACCATTCTGTCAACAGAAAATGCAACAATTGAGTACCAGATTGCAGAAACATTGCCTCCATTGAAGATCAAAAGTGATATCTCTATACAATTCTACTTGGAGTGCAAAAGAAATGACAAAACACTCACAAAATACCCTTTGATAGTTTCTGTAACAGAGAACAACCAAACAATTACCTGTGGAGCACTTCAAAAGATGAGTTCTACTGTTGCTTCAAGTAGTAATAATATAGAGAATGATATTTCGGACACATCGACATTCTCTATAGATGAACCTCAAGGACTACCAAATTTTATTCAGTTGGCAGATCAAATTACAGATTTGATTTTGGAGAAGGAACGACATGAATCAATTCCTGAACATATTGGAACAGAAACTACAATTATAACTCATGCAATTTCTGATGGAATAAGAGAAAAACAGGTATACAAAAACAAAGAGGTTCTTACAACAACAATTGGTCTCTATGCCATAAAAAACAATTTTCAGTTCAAGGTCCACAAATCTTGCAAAAAAGAATATCAGTTGAAGTGCCTTGATTCAGAATGTACGTGGTCATTTCGTGCTGCAAGATATGGAAAGACAGATATGTTCCAACTTAGGAAGTTCAATCGTGCCCACACATGTTCCTTGGACATTATTCTTGGAGATCACCGACAGGCTTCAAGTAGTATGGTTGGGAATGTTGTGAAGACCAAGTTCACAGATCCAAAAACAAATTATAGACCTAAAGATATAGCTAAAGACATGTTGGACAGATATGGAGTTTCCATGAGTTACCAAAAAGCATGGCGATCTAAGGAAAAAGCAGTTAATTATGTACATGGTTCAAGTCAAGATTCCTACCGAGACATTCCACGATATCTGCACATTTTGAAGCACAAAAATCCAGGTACTGTAACAGATTTGCAAATTGATAGTATAAACAGatttaaatatctttatatgGCTATGGGACAATCAATTCTAGGTTGGAAACATTGCATTCCAGtaattgttgttgatggaacaTTCCTAAAAGCTGCATTTGGCGGTACACTTCTCACAGCTTCAACACAAGATGCAAATAGACACATCTTCCCATTGGCTTTTGCTATAACAGATTCGGAAAACAATGATTCATGGGAGTGGTTcttcagaaaaataaaagaatgttATGGAGAAAGAGAAGAGTTGTGTATAGTTTCAGATAGACACGAAAGCATAGAGAATGCTATAAAAAATGTCTTTCCAAATGTAACTCATGGAGTGTGCTCCTACCATCTTTTCTGCAACATAAAGACCAAGTTTAAAACAGACGCAGAGGCAACCAGTATTGCATTTCATGCTGCTGCAAAAGCTTATAACATGGAAGATTTTGAAAAATACATGAAGGACTTGGACAGTTTACATGAAGGAATCCGTCCTTTTCTGGCCAATGAGGTTAAATATGAAAAGTGGGCAAGAATCCACTCCAAAAGTCGTAGATATGCAGCTATGACTTCAAACATAGCTGAATCCATTAATGCAGCACTAAAAGAAATGAGAGAGCTTCCAGTAACAACATTACTCGAGTGCCTTAGAAACCTGATTCAAAAATGGAGctacaacaacaaaaaagaagcAGAAGCAACATTTACAGAATTGCCAAAGAAACAAGAGGAATACTTAAGAAAGAACTTTGTCAAGTCATTAAGAATGACT GTAGAACCAGCTAGCACACTCATTTACAGTGTACACAATGGTTTAACAACAAACATTGTTGACATTGCAAAGAAATCTTGCTCTTGTAACAAGTTTGATTTGGATGAATTACCTTGTGAACATGCCATGGCAGTCATTAGAAAGATGAACCTTCAGTATAAAAAATATTGCTCATATTATTTCACAAAACAAGCCATGTTGAACACCTATAATGCATCAATACATCCATTGGGAGATCCAAAAACATGGAGAGTTCCGCCTGATGTTGAGGAAATAGAAGTACTACCTCCAAAGGGAAACAGAAAAAGTGGAAGGCCAAGGAAAAAAAG TACGGTGATTGGAACATTTTTTATCACTATTACTTGTGATAAAGAATTATGA